A DNA window from Mucilaginibacter xinganensis contains the following coding sequences:
- a CDS encoding 16S rRNA (uracil(1498)-N(3))-methyltransferase has protein sequence MQLFYTPDINPTHPQYFLNEEESKHAIRVMRLEKGDVVKLVDGRGGLYAASILDAHPKRTILQINSVIPEFNKRNHYLHIAIAPTKNIERTEWFLEKATEIGIDEVSLFICQRSERKEAKVERLNKIITSAIKQSIKAYHPILNEPVTFNQLLAKPFNGQKFIAHCDKGEKMSLKSGLSANGSYLILIGPEGDFTPAEINEALNNNFKAITLGESRLRTETAALEACFEVNFLNRLG, from the coding sequence ATGCAGCTTTTTTACACACCAGATATCAATCCCACGCATCCGCAATATTTTCTTAACGAGGAGGAAAGCAAGCATGCCATTAGGGTGATGCGGCTTGAGAAAGGCGATGTGGTAAAATTGGTTGACGGAAGGGGCGGCCTTTACGCTGCCAGTATTTTAGATGCCCATCCCAAAAGAACCATTCTTCAAATAAACTCGGTTATCCCGGAATTTAATAAGCGTAATCATTATTTGCATATAGCCATTGCCCCCACCAAAAATATAGAGCGTACCGAGTGGTTTTTAGAAAAGGCTACCGAGATAGGAATAGATGAGGTTTCGCTATTTATCTGCCAGCGTTCGGAACGTAAGGAGGCGAAGGTGGAGCGGCTTAACAAAATAATCACATCAGCAATAAAACAATCTATAAAAGCATACCACCCGATCTTGAACGAACCGGTTACCTTTAACCAGTTGTTAGCAAAGCCATTTAACGGACAGAAGTTTATTGCCCATTGTGATAAAGGCGAAAAAATGAGTCTCAAAAGCGGGTTATCAGCTAACGGCAGTTATTTGATATTAATAGGCCCGGAAGGAGATTTTACGCCTGCTGAAATTAACGAAGCTTTAAATAATAATTTTAAAGCCATAACATTAGGTGAAAGTAGGTTAAGAACAGAGACGGCCGCGTTGGAAGCTTGTTTTGAGGTTAATTTTTTAAATAGGCTGGGGTGA